One Candidatus Uhrbacteria bacterium CG10_big_fil_rev_8_21_14_0_10_50_16 genomic region harbors:
- a CDS encoding tRNA dihydrouridine synthase DusB, protein MAFDWNNLPRPIIALSPMADMTDSAFCQTVKEVGSPILFREMVSAEALVRANEKTMEMVEFVEAERPIIQQIFGSDPDTMAKAAQIVEQTAHPEGIDINMGCPVYKLTSSFNGAALMKNPELATQIIQKVKVAITCPLSVKIRAGWDDPEECIAFAKVVEAAGADLITIHGRTKAQAYAGYSDWGIIKRVKEAVSIPVLANGDIFSADDAQRALAVTGADGVLVARGALGNPWIFPQIVEQLTTGTIATRPTVREHFELVLRHAKRHVEQYGEQGLVTFRKHLSWYTKGMQGAKEVRSSLVRIHTFEELTNLLQPFLQDNRPMELQRLASLQPESYD, encoded by the coding sequence ATGGCGTTTGACTGGAACAATCTTCCGCGGCCAATCATTGCTCTCTCTCCCATGGCAGACATGACGGACTCCGCGTTTTGCCAAACCGTCAAAGAAGTTGGTTCCCCTATTTTGTTTCGTGAGATGGTGAGTGCTGAAGCGTTAGTACGTGCAAACGAAAAAACCATGGAGATGGTAGAGTTTGTAGAGGCAGAACGACCAATCATTCAACAGATTTTTGGATCGGACCCGGACACCATGGCCAAGGCTGCACAGATTGTGGAACAAACGGCACACCCAGAGGGAATTGATATCAACATGGGATGCCCCGTCTACAAGTTGACGTCGAGCTTTAATGGCGCCGCACTCATGAAAAACCCTGAGCTTGCCACACAGATTATCCAAAAAGTGAAAGTGGCGATTACCTGTCCTCTCTCTGTAAAAATTCGTGCGGGCTGGGATGACCCCGAGGAATGTATTGCGTTTGCAAAAGTTGTTGAGGCAGCCGGTGCGGACCTCATTACGATTCACGGCCGCACAAAGGCGCAAGCCTATGCCGGTTACTCGGACTGGGGTATTATAAAGCGCGTAAAAGAGGCAGTGTCGATTCCGGTGCTTGCCAACGGTGATATCTTTTCTGCAGACGACGCACAGCGTGCGCTTGCCGTAACAGGTGCCGACGGAGTCTTGGTGGCGCGCGGTGCACTTGGGAATCCGTGGATTTTTCCGCAGATCGTCGAGCAGCTCACCACGGGTACGATTGCAACCCGTCCAACCGTGCGTGAACATTTTGAACTTGTTCTGCGCCATGCCAAACGACACGTAGAACAATACGGAGAGCAAGGTCTTGTAACGTTTAGAAAACATTTGAGCTGGTACACAAAAGGAATGCAGGGTGCAAAAGAAGTTCGATCTTCCCTGGTACGCATTCACACGTTTGAAGAATTAACCAATCTCTTGCAACCATTCTTGCAAGATAATCGTCCAATGGAGCTTCAACGACTGGCGTCTCTTCAGCCAGAGTCTTACGACTAA
- the dnaJ gene encoding molecular chaperone DnaJ — translation MPDPYKILGVERGATQEEIKKAFRKLAHKYHPDKEGGDEAKFKEINSAYQVLGDESKRQQYDQFGEAAFGGGGGAPGAGFGGFGAQGVNFDFGDLGDLGDIFGGMFGGGGRGRRRSQGQDIQTDMQLTFEEVVRGAEKEITLRKTDTCDNCAGTGAKDGKTKTCTSCSGQGVKRVARNTPFGQIAQTVACDVCHGQGKEAEHACGECSGTGTVKKQSTIKITLPPGMSDGESVRVRGKGEAAPFGGEPGDLFIRVFIKDDARFERDGFDLRSSVTVGFTQAALGDSVEVETIDGKVKMKVPPGTQSGDVLSIKGKGIETGRGRANQLVTIFVVTPTKLNKKQKQLLQELDLREE, via the coding sequence ATGCCAGATCCATATAAAATTTTAGGAGTTGAGCGGGGAGCGACGCAGGAGGAGATCAAAAAGGCGTTTAGAAAACTGGCGCACAAATATCACCCGGATAAGGAGGGGGGAGATGAGGCTAAGTTTAAAGAGATCAACTCCGCATACCAAGTCTTGGGAGACGAGTCAAAACGCCAGCAGTACGATCAGTTTGGAGAGGCGGCGTTTGGTGGCGGCGGAGGTGCACCTGGCGCGGGCTTTGGTGGATTTGGCGCACAAGGCGTGAATTTTGATTTTGGAGATTTGGGAGACCTGGGAGATATCTTTGGCGGCATGTTTGGAGGTGGTGGCCGTGGTCGACGTCGCTCGCAAGGCCAGGATATTCAAACCGACATGCAGCTCACGTTTGAGGAGGTGGTGCGTGGTGCAGAGAAGGAGATTACGTTACGCAAGACAGACACGTGCGACAACTGTGCGGGGACAGGCGCAAAAGATGGCAAAACTAAGACGTGTACAAGCTGCAGTGGCCAAGGAGTAAAGCGCGTGGCACGCAACACGCCGTTTGGACAAATTGCACAAACCGTTGCCTGCGACGTGTGCCATGGACAAGGCAAGGAAGCTGAGCACGCTTGCGGGGAGTGCTCCGGCACCGGAACCGTCAAAAAACAATCTACGATTAAGATTACGTTGCCACCTGGTATGAGCGACGGAGAATCTGTGCGTGTGCGCGGTAAAGGAGAGGCGGCACCCTTTGGTGGTGAGCCGGGCGACTTGTTTATCCGTGTGTTTATTAAGGATGATGCGCGTTTTGAGCGCGATGGGTTTGACCTGCGATCTTCGGTGACGGTGGGATTCACGCAAGCCGCACTTGGAGATTCCGTGGAAGTGGAGACGATTGATGGAAAGGTGAAGATGAAGGTGCCACCCGGTACGCAATCTGGCGACGTGTTGAGTATTAAAGGAAAGGGAATTGAGACAGGGCGCGGTCGAGCAAATCAACTTGTGACGATCTTTGTTGTCACACCAACAAAGCTTAACAAGAAGCAGAAACAACTTTTGCAAGAACTCGATTTGCGAGAGGAATAG
- a CDS encoding cysteine--tRNA ligase, translating to MDIQLYNSLTKKKEVFEPLYRDLVGVYTCGPTVYNTQHIGNFRAFIFADILVRTLRFNGLEVKWVMNITDVGHLTDDADQGEDKMEKGSREQGMTAWEVAKHHTDQFYLDMDRFHISRPDALPKATDHIAEQIAIVQELEANGHTYTTSDGVYFDTSTLADYGVLRGMGESENEEARIEENTEKKHSADFALWKFSSPEEHRQMEWESPWGIGFPGWHVECTAMSIKELGELYDIHTGGIDHKMIHHPNEMAQAQGSKGTTEARVWMHNEFLLVDGGKMSKSIGNVYTADQLIEKRFDPVIFRYLTLTAHYRQQLNFTWDSLAAAQSALKRLRQMVREWEMPSVGSADFDIRFLEAVNNDLDTPRAIALVWELVNDSQLASSSKAQTLKKWDAVLGLGLIDYIARPLVVSEEVQELVDQRQVARETQDWEEGDRLRSLIADMGYHVDDTADGQKITEL from the coding sequence ATGGACATTCAGCTTTACAACTCGCTTACAAAGAAAAAGGAAGTTTTTGAACCGCTTTATCGAGACCTGGTCGGTGTTTACACGTGTGGGCCTACGGTGTACAACACGCAGCACATTGGAAACTTTCGCGCGTTTATTTTTGCCGATATTTTGGTACGCACCCTTCGTTTTAACGGATTGGAGGTTAAATGGGTGATGAATATTACCGACGTAGGTCACCTGACAGACGACGCGGACCAGGGTGAGGACAAGATGGAAAAAGGGTCGCGAGAGCAGGGGATGACCGCATGGGAAGTTGCAAAGCACCACACAGATCAGTTCTATCTGGACATGGATCGATTCCATATTTCGCGACCAGATGCACTTCCTAAGGCTACAGATCACATTGCAGAACAGATTGCCATCGTACAGGAGCTCGAAGCAAACGGACACACCTACACAACCTCCGACGGTGTGTATTTTGATACGTCCACGCTTGCCGACTACGGCGTGTTGCGTGGTATGGGGGAATCAGAAAACGAGGAGGCACGAATAGAAGAGAACACAGAAAAGAAACACTCAGCAGATTTTGCGCTTTGGAAGTTCTCTTCACCCGAGGAACATCGTCAAATGGAATGGGAATCTCCCTGGGGTATTGGATTTCCCGGTTGGCATGTGGAATGTACAGCTATGTCCATTAAGGAGCTCGGCGAGCTCTACGATATTCACACGGGCGGGATTGATCACAAAATGATTCATCATCCCAACGAGATGGCGCAAGCGCAGGGTAGCAAAGGGACTACGGAGGCACGCGTGTGGATGCATAACGAATTTCTGCTCGTAGACGGCGGTAAGATGAGTAAGTCGATTGGAAACGTGTATACGGCAGATCAGTTGATCGAGAAGAGATTTGATCCGGTGATTTTCCGCTACCTCACGCTGACCGCGCACTACCGGCAGCAACTTAACTTTACTTGGGACTCGCTTGCGGCGGCACAAAGCGCCCTCAAACGTCTTCGTCAAATGGTGCGAGAATGGGAGATGCCCTCAGTTGGATCGGCTGACTTTGATATTCGATTTTTAGAGGCGGTAAATAACGATTTAGATACACCACGTGCGATTGCCTTGGTGTGGGAGCTGGTAAATGATTCTCAACTCGCAAGCTCATCTAAGGCACAAACACTCAAAAAATGGGACGCGGTGCTTGGGCTTGGGCTGATTGATTACATTGCACGACCGCTCGTGGTTTCCGAAGAGGTCCAGGAGCTGGTTGATCAACGACAAGTGGCGCGTGAAACACAAGACTGGGAGGAAGGAGACCGCTTGAGGTCATTGATTGCAGACATGGGCTATCACGTGGATGACACAGCAGACGGTCAAAAAATTACGGAATTGTAG
- a CDS encoding molecular chaperone DnaK, producing the protein MAKILGIDLGTTNSAIAVIEGGKPLILENAEGHRTTPSVVGESKTGERLVGIAAKRQAVTNPGNTLFSLKRLIGRRWDDPEVKRDAELFPFKLVQSGEGIKVALGDKEYTPQEISAMILGKLKADAEAKIGEKIEEAVITVPAYFDDAQRQATKDAGEIAGLKVRRIINEPTAAALAYGFDKKVGQQIAVYDLGGGTFDVSILDISDDTVEVKSTNGDTHLGGDDFDQVIIKWIIAEFKNQEGIDLGADPLALQRIKEAAEKAKIELSTSQQSEINQPFITQGADGPKHLVMTMTRAKLEELVYDLAIKTLEPCKKALEDAGMKASDIDEVIMVGGMTRMPLVLKTVEEFFGKKPNVTVNPDEVVAMGAAVQAGVLQGDVKDVLLLDVTPLSLGLETLGGVSTKLIERNTTIPASKSQIFSTAADNQNSVEIHVLQGEREMAQDNKTLGRFILSGIPPAPRGVPQVEVSFDIDANGILNVKAVDKGTGTEQKITITSSTGLSKEEVEKMKKDAEANAEADKKKREEIETKNLADTLVYTTEKMLKEGGGKVSEADKKEVEEKLEALRAVKDGTDMEAIKKAADELTTSAQKVGAAMYQAEQEAKSAESTEGEKKEDIKEAEVEDVKEGGEKTKAE; encoded by the coding sequence ATGGCAAAAATACTCGGAATCGACCTTGGGACAACCAACTCCGCTATCGCGGTGATTGAAGGAGGAAAACCTCTTATTTTAGAAAATGCAGAAGGACATCGCACAACCCCGTCTGTGGTTGGAGAATCAAAAACGGGAGAGCGCTTGGTGGGAATCGCAGCAAAACGGCAGGCAGTTACAAACCCAGGGAATACGTTGTTCTCATTAAAGCGTCTGATTGGTCGTCGATGGGATGACCCAGAAGTTAAGCGCGACGCGGAACTGTTTCCATTTAAGCTCGTACAGTCTGGCGAAGGGATTAAGGTTGCGTTGGGTGACAAGGAATACACGCCTCAAGAAATCTCTGCCATGATTTTGGGTAAACTTAAAGCGGACGCAGAAGCTAAAATTGGCGAGAAGATTGAAGAGGCGGTGATTACGGTACCAGCGTATTTTGACGACGCACAACGACAGGCCACAAAAGACGCAGGAGAGATTGCGGGTCTTAAAGTACGACGTATTATCAACGAACCAACGGCTGCAGCATTGGCATATGGGTTCGATAAAAAGGTTGGTCAGCAAATCGCCGTGTACGACCTTGGTGGTGGAACGTTTGATGTGTCCATTTTGGATATCTCCGACGACACGGTGGAGGTAAAGTCAACCAACGGAGACACACATCTTGGTGGAGACGATTTTGACCAGGTGATTATTAAGTGGATCATTGCAGAATTTAAGAATCAAGAAGGGATTGACTTGGGTGCAGATCCTCTAGCACTTCAACGTATAAAAGAGGCAGCAGAAAAAGCGAAGATCGAATTGTCCACGTCACAACAGTCCGAGATCAATCAGCCGTTTATTACACAGGGCGCCGATGGTCCAAAGCACTTGGTGATGACCATGACACGTGCAAAATTGGAGGAGTTGGTGTATGACCTTGCGATCAAGACGCTCGAGCCTTGTAAAAAGGCCTTGGAGGATGCCGGTATGAAGGCATCGGATATTGATGAGGTGATTATGGTGGGTGGAATGACGCGCATGCCACTCGTCTTAAAGACCGTGGAAGAATTCTTTGGCAAAAAACCAAACGTTACAGTTAACCCAGACGAGGTGGTTGCCATGGGTGCGGCTGTGCAGGCAGGTGTGTTACAGGGAGACGTGAAGGACGTGCTTTTGCTGGACGTTACGCCGTTATCTCTTGGGTTGGAGACGTTGGGTGGTGTGTCGACCAAATTGATCGAACGCAATACCACAATTCCGGCGTCCAAGTCACAAATCTTCTCAACCGCGGCTGACAATCAAAACTCGGTGGAGATTCACGTGTTGCAGGGTGAACGAGAAATGGCACAAGACAACAAGACGCTTGGTCGGTTTATCCTCTCAGGTATTCCACCGGCACCGCGTGGTGTTCCACAAGTTGAGGTGAGTTTTGACATCGACGCAAACGGTATCCTTAATGTAAAGGCGGTCGATAAGGGAACTGGCACGGAGCAGAAGATTACCATCACATCGTCCACCGGTTTGAGTAAGGAAGAAGTGGAGAAGATGAAGAAGGACGCGGAGGCAAACGCGGAGGCAGACAAAAAGAAGCGCGAAGAAATTGAGACCAAGAACCTTGCCGATACACTTGTGTACACCACGGAGAAAATGCTCAAGGAGGGTGGAGGCAAGGTAAGCGAGGCAGATAAAAAAGAGGTTGAGGAAAAATTAGAGGCATTGAGGGCCGTTAAAGACGGAACAGACATGGAGGCTATCAAAAAGGCCGCAGACGAACTCACAACATCGGCGCAAAAAGTTGGTGCGGCTATGTATCAGGCAGAACAAGAAGCTAAGAGTGCAGAATCAACGGAAGGCGAAAAGAAGGAAGACATCAAAGAGGCAGAGGTCGAGGATGTAAAGGAAGGCGGTGAGAAAACAAAGGCGGAATAA
- a CDS encoding ribonucleoside-diphosphate reductase, adenosylcobalamin-dependent, with product MGQKQNLIPTHRSEPKYGNGITVARHFTTPGVHPFDQITWETRVAAIKDEKGNVIFEQKDVEVPATWSQTATNIVVSKYFKGKIGEPERETSARQLIGRVATTMANWGRNDGYFQTAEDADIFEAELAHILINQKAAFNSPVWFNVGVSQHPQCSACFINSVQDDMRSIMNLATTETMLFKYGSGTGSNLSNLRGSCEYLAKSNGKSSGVVSFMKGWDSFAGIVRSGGKTRRAAKMVILNIDHPDVEEFIECKVKEEKKAWALIDAGYDGSFTGDAYSSIFFQNANNSVRVTDQFMRAVETDGDFSTIERTTGNVAQTYKARELMRKMSESAWWCGDPGVQYHDTINAWHTCKVTDQINGSNPCSEYMFLDDTACNLSSLNLMLFRREDKSFNVEEYNHALEVMITAMEIAVGNSDYPTPSIEQNSFDYRPLGIGYANLGALLMSRGLPYDSDEGRNLSAALTSIMSGQTYYQSAKIAEKLGPFAGYERNRESMLGVIRMHREAAYRIPEAGVPAEVLAAARSSWDRALEYGTKHGFRNAQISVLAPTGTISFLMDCATTGVEPDIALVKYKWMVDGGMEKLVNGTVPEALEFLNYNPEQCASIIDYIKEKDTIEGAPGFKDEHLPVFDCAFKAAQGTRTIHYMGHVRMMAAVQPFLSGAISKTVNMPETATVEDVEEVYREGWKMGLKAIAIYRDGSKRQQPLTTSLKQKDDGAKGDSAEETSAPVQEAPQPVVITREVSTPRRRRLPDERRSVTHKFSIAGHKGYLTVGLYDDGTPGEVFIMMSKEGSVISGLMNALASAVSIALQYGVPLEALVNRFAHMRFEPSGFTNNANIRIAKSVVDYIFRWMAYKFLDVNKQIELGIQVDKQGMDDHLSRPHAEEPEVKDPLDQVSLFDAKAEGETYGYKAASLTQTFDNQSDAPACDTCGSIMVRNAACYKCLNCGSTSGCS from the coding sequence ATGGGTCAAAAACAAAACCTCATTCCCACACACCGTTCCGAACCAAAATATGGAAACGGCATTACGGTAGCACGGCATTTTACAACTCCCGGTGTACACCCATTTGATCAAATCACGTGGGAGACGCGTGTTGCAGCGATCAAAGATGAGAAAGGGAATGTTATTTTTGAGCAGAAAGACGTAGAAGTCCCAGCAACCTGGTCGCAAACAGCTACCAATATTGTTGTCTCAAAGTATTTTAAAGGAAAGATTGGTGAACCGGAGCGTGAAACAAGTGCTCGTCAGTTGATTGGACGCGTAGCAACGACAATGGCAAATTGGGGCCGCAACGACGGCTATTTTCAGACGGCGGAGGACGCAGATATATTTGAGGCGGAGTTGGCGCATATTCTCATTAACCAGAAGGCGGCGTTTAATAGCCCCGTTTGGTTTAATGTCGGTGTGAGCCAACATCCACAATGTTCGGCCTGTTTTATTAACTCGGTGCAGGACGACATGCGATCCATTATGAACCTGGCTACCACGGAGACCATGCTGTTTAAGTATGGATCGGGTACGGGTTCCAACTTGTCGAATCTTCGTGGGTCGTGTGAGTACTTGGCAAAGTCCAATGGCAAGAGCTCAGGCGTTGTGAGTTTTATGAAGGGCTGGGATTCGTTCGCCGGGATCGTGCGGTCTGGCGGAAAAACGCGACGGGCAGCGAAGATGGTGATTTTAAACATCGATCATCCAGATGTAGAGGAGTTTATCGAGTGTAAAGTAAAAGAGGAGAAGAAGGCATGGGCGCTGATTGATGCGGGTTATGATGGGTCCTTTACGGGAGATGCATACAGTTCCATTTTCTTTCAAAACGCCAACAACTCGGTGCGCGTAACGGATCAGTTTATGCGTGCTGTGGAGACCGATGGCGACTTTTCTACGATCGAGCGCACAACGGGGAATGTGGCACAAACGTACAAGGCGCGCGAGTTGATGCGTAAAATGTCAGAGAGCGCGTGGTGGTGCGGAGATCCGGGTGTGCAATATCATGACACCATTAACGCATGGCACACGTGTAAAGTGACAGATCAAATTAACGGATCCAATCCTTGTTCGGAGTACATGTTTTTGGACGACACGGCGTGTAATTTGTCGAGTCTTAACCTCATGTTGTTCCGACGCGAGGACAAGAGTTTTAACGTTGAGGAATACAACCATGCGTTGGAAGTGATGATTACGGCTATGGAGATTGCTGTTGGAAACTCGGATTATCCAACTCCCTCTATTGAACAAAACAGTTTCGATTACCGACCTCTGGGCATTGGTTATGCCAACCTTGGCGCGTTGTTGATGAGCCGCGGATTACCGTATGACTCGGACGAAGGTCGTAACTTGTCGGCGGCACTTACGTCTATCATGTCGGGCCAGACGTACTATCAAAGCGCCAAAATTGCCGAGAAGCTTGGTCCGTTTGCTGGGTACGAGCGGAATCGCGAGTCTATGTTGGGCGTGATTCGCATGCATCGTGAAGCGGCGTATCGCATTCCAGAGGCAGGTGTGCCGGCAGAAGTGTTGGCAGCTGCGCGATCGAGTTGGGACAGGGCGTTGGAGTATGGAACAAAACATGGATTCCGCAATGCGCAAATTAGCGTATTGGCACCGACGGGAACCATCTCATTCCTTATGGATTGTGCCACAACAGGTGTGGAGCCAGATATCGCTCTCGTTAAGTACAAATGGATGGTAGACGGCGGCATGGAGAAGTTGGTCAATGGAACGGTGCCGGAGGCGCTCGAGTTCCTTAACTACAACCCAGAACAATGCGCGTCGATTATTGACTACATTAAAGAGAAGGATACGATCGAGGGGGCACCTGGATTTAAAGACGAGCATTTGCCTGTGTTTGATTGTGCCTTTAAAGCCGCACAGGGAACACGCACCATTCATTACATGGGACACGTGCGCATGATGGCGGCGGTGCAACCGTTTTTGTCGGGTGCTATCTCCAAGACCGTCAATATGCCAGAAACGGCAACGGTAGAGGATGTGGAGGAAGTGTATCGCGAAGGGTGGAAGATGGGACTTAAGGCCATTGCAATTTACCGTGATGGATCTAAGCGTCAACAGCCGCTCACCACGTCACTCAAACAGAAGGACGACGGAGCAAAAGGAGATTCCGCGGAAGAGACGTCCGCGCCTGTGCAAGAAGCCCCACAGCCCGTGGTGATTACACGTGAGGTTTCTACCCCACGCCGACGACGGTTGCCAGACGAGCGCCGATCCGTTACGCATAAGTTCTCGATTGCCGGTCACAAAGGATATTTGACGGTTGGGTTGTACGACGATGGAACACCGGGAGAAGTGTTTATCATGATGAGCAAGGAAGGATCAGTGATTTCTGGGCTCATGAACGCGCTCGCGTCTGCCGTCTCTATCGCCCTGCAGTATGGCGTACCGTTGGAGGCGCTTGTAAATCGATTTGCACACATGCGCTTTGAACCGTCCGGATTTACCAATAACGCCAATATCCGCATTGCAAAGTCCGTAGTGGATTACATCTTCCGATGGATGGCGTACAAGTTCTTGGATGTTAATAAGCAGATCGAATTGGGAATTCAGGTGGATAAGCAGGGAATGGATGATCATTTGAGCAGACCACATGCAGAGGAACCTGAGGTAAAAGACCCGTTGGATCAAGTGAGCTTGTTCGACGCAAAGGCAGAAGGGGAAACCTACGGATACAAGGCAGCGTCACTTACGCAGACGTTTGACAATCAGTCGGACGCGCCGGCGTGTGATACCTGTGGATCCATTATGGTGCGCAATGCGGCTTGTTATAAGTGTCTCAATTGTGGGTCTACAAGTGGATGTAGTTAA
- a CDS encoding helicase, with product MSIQPVFADFVKGSLRLEIKSICYNRVLARPPLLSMSKEIVLDIETQNTFEDVGGWHHDKLRISLVGVYFFETDSYEYFLEPDLPKLWPRLEQADRIIGYNQKGFDNPVMNNYYAGDLNQIPQLDLLEKIHQTLGYRVKLDDVAKSTLGMGKSGHGLQAVEFWKEGKIQELADYCLQDVRVTKEIYEFAREHGHVLFEDRMGQVHEIAFSVAPEVELAASINLSMPL from the coding sequence ATGTCCATTCAACCTGTCTTTGCAGATTTTGTCAAGGGTTCTCTCAGATTAGAGATAAAATCAATATGTTATAATCGTGTCCTAGCTCGACCTCCTCTTTTATCTATGTCCAAAGAAATTGTTCTCGATATTGAAACTCAAAACACCTTTGAAGACGTTGGCGGATGGCATCATGACAAGCTCCGCATATCGCTCGTTGGGGTGTATTTTTTTGAAACAGACAGTTACGAATATTTTTTGGAGCCGGACCTGCCAAAACTTTGGCCGCGGCTTGAGCAAGCGGATCGTATTATCGGCTACAACCAAAAAGGGTTCGATAACCCGGTTATGAATAATTACTACGCGGGTGATTTGAATCAAATTCCACAACTCGACCTGTTGGAAAAAATTCACCAGACGCTCGGCTATCGCGTCAAGTTAGATGACGTGGCAAAGTCCACGCTTGGTATGGGAAAGTCTGGTCACGGATTACAGGCAGTAGAGTTTTGGAAGGAAGGAAAAATTCAGGAACTCGCCGACTATTGTTTGCAAGATGTCCGTGTCACGAAAGAGATTTATGAATTTGCACGCGAGCATGGGCATGTGTTGTTTGAGGACCGGATGGGGCAGGTGCATGAGATTGCCTTTTCTGTGGCGCCGGAGGTAGAGCTTGCCGCCTCCATCAACCTCTCAATGCCGCTTTAA
- the grpE gene encoding nucleotide exchange factor GrpE → MAKKEPVKKISATEMEEEIVDVPVEKTPDQLASDYLAGWQRALADYENLKRNASQERTEFAKYATAALIQDLLPTIDYFDAAMRQPPNTERCDEATQKEIQNWLIGIGHVQKLLLDKLTEQGLTVLEPVGMFNPNEQESAEERESDQPEGTILQVLQRGFKLFDKLIRPARVVVAKAKNTIN, encoded by the coding sequence ATGGCAAAAAAAGAACCAGTAAAAAAGATTTCGGCCACAGAAATGGAGGAAGAAATTGTAGACGTGCCTGTTGAGAAAACTCCTGATCAACTCGCATCAGACTATTTAGCCGGATGGCAGCGCGCACTTGCGGACTATGAGAACCTCAAACGTAATGCGTCACAAGAACGCACAGAATTTGCCAAATACGCCACGGCGGCACTCATTCAAGACCTACTGCCAACGATCGACTACTTTGACGCGGCGATGCGTCAACCTCCAAATACGGAGCGCTGTGACGAGGCCACACAAAAGGAGATCCAGAATTGGCTCATTGGAATCGGGCATGTGCAAAAGCTCTTGTTGGACAAGTTGACGGAGCAAGGGCTCACTGTGCTGGAACCTGTAGGAATGTTTAATCCTAATGAGCAGGAATCGGCGGAGGAGCGGGAAAGCGATCAACCGGAGGGAACTATCTTGCAGGTGTTACAACGTGGATTTAAACTGTTCGACAAGCTTATTCGCCCCGCACGCGTAGTGGTGGCAAAAGCAAAGAACACGATCAACTAA
- a CDS encoding GTPase Era, with translation MKTGFVTLFGRSNVGKSTLLNRLVGTKVAITSPKPQTTRHQIQGVVHSEDGQIVFVDTPGIFTTSRDNLTKYLNKTAQSALKDVDIVIHVVDPTRPIGPEDKKIFSIIRELKLPKVLVINKIDVYQPRYLASFEAMADEYDTVVKLSAKDGQHTKALVNALIELLPEGDPIYEHGQFTNLDNEFWFAELIREKLFLRLSEEVPYSLTVKVDEIERRADNTLYIKARIITNADRYKGMIVGKGGRGIKEIGQSARREIENATNSNVYLDLQVSVNEHWTEEYK, from the coding sequence ATGAAAACAGGATTCGTCACACTCTTTGGACGCTCCAACGTTGGCAAGTCCACCTTGCTCAATCGTTTGGTTGGGACAAAGGTTGCCATTACCTCTCCAAAACCACAAACAACACGGCATCAAATTCAGGGGGTCGTACATTCAGAGGACGGACAGATTGTCTTTGTGGATACACCGGGAATCTTTACTACGTCTCGTGATAACCTCACCAAGTATCTTAATAAGACGGCGCAGAGTGCTCTTAAAGACGTCGATATTGTGATCCACGTGGTAGACCCAACGCGCCCAATTGGACCGGAGGACAAAAAGATTTTTAGCATTATCCGCGAGCTCAAACTGCCAAAGGTCCTCGTGATCAATAAGATTGACGTCTACCAGCCCCGCTATCTCGCCTCTTTTGAAGCGATGGCCGATGAGTATGACACCGTCGTGAAACTCTCCGCTAAGGATGGTCAGCACACAAAGGCCCTCGTGAACGCGCTTATCGAATTATTGCCAGAGGGCGATCCGATCTACGAACACGGTCAGTTTACCAACCTCGACAATGAATTCTGGTTTGCAGAGTTAATTCGAGAGAAGTTGTTTCTTCGACTCTCTGAAGAAGTCCCTTACTCTCTCACGGTAAAAGTGGACGAAATTGAACGTCGCGCCGATAACACGCTCTACATCAAAGCACGTATCATCACTAACGCGGATCGATATAAGGGAATGATTGTAGGAAAAGGCGGACGCGGTATTAAGGAGATTGGTCAGTCTGCGCGTAGAGAGATTGAAAACGCAACCAACTCAAACGTGTACCTGGACTTACAGGTGAGCGTCAACGAGCATTGGACCGAGGAATATAAATAA
- a CDS encoding RNA methyltransferase, translated as MEVVIHNIRSLFNIGACFRNCDAFGVKHLYLAGYTATPPRLEIAKTALGADDTIPWSHEPDILALIDRLQTEGKAVVAFESNPSFPSVEDVQVPSDAVILFGNEPEGLPEDVLNAADLRLYIPMQGTKTSLNISVACGVGLYALTHK; from the coding sequence ATGGAAGTGGTTATTCACAATATTCGCAGCCTCTTTAATATTGGTGCGTGTTTTAGGAATTGTGATGCATTTGGCGTCAAACATCTCTACCTCGCCGGGTATACAGCTACGCCACCTCGACTGGAGATTGCAAAAACGGCGCTTGGAGCGGATGACACCATTCCTTGGTCACACGAACCAGACATCCTCGCGTTGATCGATCGACTGCAGACAGAAGGGAAAGCCGTGGTTGCTTTTGAATCGAACCCGTCTTTTCCGTCAGTGGAAGATGTCCAAGTCCCCTCGGACGCTGTGATTCTCTTTGGTAACGAGCCGGAGGGATTGCCGGAAGACGTGCTTAATGCCGCGGACTTGCGCCTGTACATTCCTATGCAGGGCACAAAAACATCCCTCAATATTTCTGTTGCGTGCGGGGTAGGACTCTATGCACTCACACATAAATAA